The following coding sequences are from one Mycolicibacterium aichiense window:
- the dusB gene encoding tRNA dihydrouridine synthase DusB has translation MRIGPFALRSPVVLAPMAGVTNVAFRTLCRELEEARAGTVSGLYVCEMVTARALVERHPVTMHMTTFAPQESPRSLQLYTVDPATTYAAARMIVTEDLADHIDMNFGCPVPKVTRRGGGAALPYKRRLFGQIVAAAVRATEGTSVPVTVKFRIGIDDDHRTHLDAGRIAEQEGAAAVALHARTAAQRYSGTADWDEIARLKEAVTTIPVLGNGDIFEANDALAMMASTGCDGVVIGRGCLGRPWLFAELSAAFTGSPTPTPPTLGEVTDIIRRHGELLADHFGEDKGMRDIRKHVAWYLHGFPAGADIRRALALVKTLAELDSLLDRLDRDIPFPDAATGPRGRQGSASSVTLPEGWLDDPDDCTVPAGADVMNSGG, from the coding sequence CTGCGGATCGGGCCCTTCGCCCTCCGCAGCCCGGTTGTCTTGGCGCCCATGGCCGGCGTCACCAACGTCGCGTTCCGCACCCTGTGCCGGGAGCTCGAGGAGGCACGGGCCGGAACCGTGTCCGGCCTCTATGTCTGTGAGATGGTGACCGCCCGAGCGCTCGTCGAACGCCACCCGGTCACCATGCACATGACGACGTTCGCTCCACAGGAGTCGCCGCGTTCGTTGCAGCTCTACACGGTCGATCCGGCGACCACCTATGCGGCCGCCCGGATGATCGTCACCGAGGATCTCGCCGACCACATCGACATGAACTTCGGCTGCCCGGTACCCAAGGTCACCCGTCGCGGCGGCGGTGCCGCACTGCCCTACAAGCGACGGCTCTTCGGCCAAATAGTGGCCGCCGCTGTCCGCGCCACCGAAGGCACCTCGGTGCCGGTGACCGTCAAATTCCGGATCGGCATCGACGACGATCACCGCACCCACCTCGATGCGGGCCGGATCGCCGAGCAGGAGGGTGCCGCCGCGGTAGCGCTGCACGCGCGCACCGCGGCCCAGCGCTACTCCGGAACCGCCGACTGGGACGAGATCGCCCGACTCAAAGAAGCGGTGACGACGATCCCGGTGCTCGGCAACGGCGACATCTTCGAGGCCAACGACGCCCTGGCGATGATGGCGTCGACCGGATGTGACGGAGTCGTCATCGGCCGCGGTTGCCTTGGCAGGCCCTGGCTGTTCGCCGAGCTCTCAGCGGCGTTCACCGGCTCGCCGACGCCGACCCCGCCGACGCTCGGTGAAGTCACCGACATCATCCGCCGCCACGGCGAGCTGCTCGCCGATCACTTCGGCGAGGACAAGGGCATGCGCGATATCCGCAAGCACGTCGCCTGGTATCTGCACGGCTTTCCCGCGGGTGCCGACATACGGCGAGCGTTGGCGCTGGTCAAGACCCTGGCGGAGCTGGACAGCCTGCTCGACCGCCTCGATCGCGACATCCCGTTTCCGGACGCCGCGACAGGACCGCGAGGACGTCAGGGGTCGGCATCGTCGGTCACTCTGCCGGAGGGCTGGCTCGACGACCCCGACGACTGCACGGTGCCCGCGGGGGCTGATGTGATGAACTCCGGAGGCTGA